The Nostoc sp. 'Peltigera membranacea cyanobiont' N6 genome contains the following window.
CCAGCCTTAGCAATCAGTTCAAACTCCTGCTTGGGAAAAGCACTATTGCAATCTATAGTACTGGCATTATTTGCACAATAATCGGCGATTTCCTTGGCACGTTTTAGATCGAGAGCAATTTTAGAATCAGGCCATTTGGGGATGACAATATTCTGTGATAATTGGATGTTAATAGCCGACTCCTTTCTGTAATATTTCTTTATATCTTGTTGATAGTAATGAAATTAAGTTGGTTAATAAATCTATCTTTTGTGTGATTATATACTCAGCAAAAAGAGAGAAAATCAAAATACCTCTCATCTGCACATTATCCAATTAGGTATAGGAATCATATTTGATTTTTGAAAAAATATAAGTATTTGTAGGGTGTGTTAGACGGAACGTCGTAACGCACCATCCCAAGCTGATGGTGCGTTACGCTACGCTAACGCACCCTACCTAAGATTTCAAAAATCAAATACTAGTCCTATAGTATGAACAGTAATATCCTCGATGTTACTTACACCTACAAAATTGCCATAGGTGTTTGCGTAAAAAATACCTCCCACATAGGATTAATATTTACCCCAGATAAGCTGGATTCATAGCTGTAGTGTTATTTCGGTTTGTGGTCTTATATCGTTCATACTCCCCTTTTGCTGCTACCTCACGAGCAAAGACGCGATCGGGGGTCGCAAAATTTCCCTATCCCCAGATTCCCTCCGATCGGCACATCATGACCAGCAACCATGTCCTGTGCATCGTACTTGGTTCATCTGACAGCGATCGCAGCCTATAAGCGATATACTTCAATTCACCACGGTTTTATGCCAAGCTAAGTAGAACGATGTGGAAAAACCACACTATGTTAAGAAAAATTAAATAGACTCAAACCCTATTCCTTCCTGCCTCCTGCCTTCTGCCTCATCCCAACGATAAATATTCACACCGACCTACTTGTATAGTTTTTACCGTCCTGTTTCACCTATCTGATCTGCATCGTCTGCCACTCCATTGCGAAATCGTACTTCTAAGCCATGTTCTGGGTCCCAGTCACACTCAGCTATCAACTTAAAGGTAGCAATATCTAGGTCATACTCCACATAGATATATGAGAAAGTGACCCGATCCCAGACCTGAATGGGATTAGTCAACAACGGCATTGACTCATCTCCAATCATGTCGCGATATACATCATAATTTTGCAGCACCAGAGGAGCAGTGATGCGTAACACATCGGGTGGCAAGGCTAGAGCTTGCCGAATAGCTTCACGCTGAAGCGATGAAAGTTCCCCAATCTGCCCCTGTTCAAAATTCACACAAATCGGTACACGGCGATCGCCCAAAACAGCACATTGTGCTAAAGTCCAGTAGTTATCTTCCAATCTCATCTGTCCAAACTCAGCATCGTAATAACTTCTTGGGGATTTCATCATCTTCAGATACTACCTTTATTCTGGGCTTCCCTAGCGACTCCAAAAACTAGTGAAAATTTTACTTTGAAATTAGAGTCTTTATTCTAAACTCTTGGGATTATACCCATATTACATTTTCCCAAAAAGTGACAGAATTTCTTCATGATGAAAATATTAAGTCGAGTTAGCTGATGACAGTACTGGCACCTATCCTCGAACAAACTGTGGGTAAGATTCGCTTTTGTGTAGATGATGTCAAAAGCGCACAGGAGCGATTACCTGTAAAAAGTGCGAAATTTCAGTTAGGTTAACACCTGACATTATTTGGATCGCATTATCACAAGGATTTGCTCAACATATCAACAATCATGCAGAAAGTTTGCGATCGCGCTTGGTTGATCGCCAGGGGAAACAACAACTGATAATTGAAACTCGACAAATACCCATTTTCTCATAACTTTTATGATGCAGTTCCCAAAGAACACATTCAAATTCTGGAGCGATTTGATGGAGCCATACTTTATGCTAATAGCAGTCATTCTTGGCAAATTCCAAAGTTTAATTCTGGTAAAACCTACGAAATCCCTGAGCCAAATTCTTTCTGCTCTGATGCAATCCACCTAATCGATCTCGAAGATGGGCGCTGTATTGCCGATGTCTTTAACTTTCGCAAGAGCGAATGTTTGATTCTTTTGGGCAAGCAGACTTTAGATCGTAATCAGCTTCAAAATCCCATAGTTATTGCTCAGAGCATTCCAGAACTCTTTGAACGTATATTTGAAGTCCAGGGGCAATACTATTTTGATGATTCCAATTTCGTTTGGGAGTCTTGAAACAGCTAGATGAGAAACTCAGAGAGATTTTACATCAATTATTTAGAGTCGAGTTTATGAACAACCAACCAGATCAAAAAAGCTACGTACCACAAGAAACGCCATGTCCAATCTGCGGTTCACAAAATTTTATTTGGGGTCGTACCGTTGGAGAATCAGCAAGTCAGTGGGTGTATTTCCGTGCTGATGGGGCTGGGTGGGGGGAAGGCGAAAAGCTGCGGGCGCGTAAGTGCCTTGATTGTAACAATGTTCAGTTATTTACGTATGATTAACTGATTATCAGGACGTTCCCGTGCGATTCCACATTACCGAAGAACTCCACGCAAAAGGTATCCTGGGAGATGGGTATTATCTTGCAGGTTCGATGAACTTCACCTACAACGGTATTACAATCAATGAGAAAGTTGTAACTTATGAAACATCCCCAGAAGCGATCGCCGAACAACAGTTGATTTTTACTAACCGATGGGGAGGGGCGTAATACTATTTTAGATTTTGGATTATTTAATTTTTATCCTGTAACAATTTGAGTATTTTTTATTACACATCCTACTATATTAACTATGTGATATTCAAAAGCAATGACTAATGCCAGCAATGCAGATATCCGCATTGAGCTAAAAATCGCACAACTTCCACAGAAACACCCATCGGCGCACCATCGAAATCTAACCGCGACAGGATAATATCTGCTTGGGCTACACCTTGTAATGCACCTGCGACTAAACGACGGCGATCGCGCACATTAAGTCTGGTAAATTTTGTCCGATGCGGGTGAGACGCTGGAAGTCAGGTTGCGATAGTTAGACGGATATTTATCACTTGTGCTGGCGTAATTGCTCTACTATATATTCTTCTAGTTCTTGTTTTTCTCTGTTGCTGGCATTTCGTTGATAAGTTCTGCCTGTTTCTTGCATAAATCTACGTTTCTCGCTTGGAGAAGATTTGAGCTTACCTCCAGATGCTTGCAGCTTTTGCTGTAATTCTTCCCAAGTCTTCTCACCCACACTTTCACCTAGTTTTATCAGTGCTTTTGGGAGTAATGTTTTTGCCTCTCTTTGAAAATCTTCTTCTGTCTCAAGAGAAGCTAAATCTATTTTGCTGAAGTCGATATCAATTTGAAACTTACTCATAGAATTGCATTTGTTTTTTTTACAGTGATTACCACAATATGGGTTTGCAGATATTACTTATCGACCTTGTTATTGTCAGATGATATAGCAATCCGATTTGATTTCTGAATCACTCGTAGAGGTAAGGGACTGGGGACTGGGGACTTGGGACTGGGAAGAAGGAATAAAGGTGTACTGAGTTTTGTTCAAAAATCAAATATGAGTCCTATAAGTATCAGATTTGAAATATATCAAATTATCAGTCTGCAATTCACCAAAGTCCTCAAAAGCACGATTTTTTATTTGTGTATCTTAGCCCAAATTATGGTTATATCTCAGATAATCATGAATTTTATCAATTTTTAAAGAATGATTTAAGACTTTTCTATCAAAATGAATATACATCTAGTGAATGCAAGCCTAACCAGGTTAAGAGTATTAAAAATGCTATCTTAAAGGCAAAGGTCATTTGCTAAATTGTTGAGGAAAACGCTATGACTACAACGCTGAAAGAGGCTAATTCTATTGAGTCATTGCTAGGTAAAGAGGCTGAAGACCTGCTTACCTACAAAGCAAAGGTTTCTCAGGATTTACTACATTTGCCGGG
Protein-coding sequences here:
- a CDS encoding DUF4419 domain-containing protein, which gives rise to MALSQGFAQHINNHAESLRSRLVDRQGKQQLIIETRQIPIFS
- a CDS encoding DUF6985 domain-containing protein → MMKSPRSYYDAEFGQMRLEDNYWTLAQCAVLGDRRVPICVNFEQGQIGELSSLQREAIRQALALPPDVLRITAPLVLQNYDVYRDMIGDESMPLLTNPIQVWDRVTFSYIYVEYDLDIATFKLIAECDWDPEHGLEVRFRNGVADDADQIGETGR